The DNA sequence ATAAGTGGCGTTTTTATAGTTTGCTCGGGGCGCATGGAGCCATAGCCTGAACTCTTAATAGCTTTTCGGACAGCGCTCTTCTTACTATTAATGAAGTTCGCTAAAAAGCCGCTCTTGAACGAGAATGGTGTCAATTGGACACTCATCAGCATCCCTACCGTATTGCCAAGCCCAAACGTTTCCACCACAATTAGGTGCTACTGGATTGTAACGAGGCATTTTCGTTTTAGCTGAAATGCCGACTTCTGGTTCTGCACTCCAAAGTACCGTTTGTTCTCGTACGAGATCACTTCTCTCAGCTGCTTGACAATAAGCTTCATTAAAAGGGCCTTCCGTAGGATCATTGTATATTCCAGGTCGATAATTACTATTATAAAACCTTTCCACCCAAGCAATAATCCAATCTGCATCTACTTCAAAAAAACGCTCTACATTGGCAAAGATGAATACCCCTTCGTCGATGCCAACTCTTTGTGCATTATAAATCGCATTTTGAGCTGCAATTCTTCCTGCTTGATAGCCTACTGCAGAACGGAAATTATTATAAATAGGCATCACCTTTATACCATTATTTTTTAAGAAAGAGATTTCTGTCCTTGTTAGCCCTTCACTAACATTTTCAATTGTATTTAAGTATCTTCCCCACACGTCAGGTTGACCGAAGTTACTTCGTACACATTGTAACAGCTGCTCGTTGACTGCAGCTGCTGAGTCAACTCCCCATATTAATTTTTGCATATTAACGCCTCCCTCACCTCACTATATGTAAA is a window from the Evansella cellulosilytica DSM 2522 genome containing:
- a CDS encoding glycoside hydrolase domain-containing protein, whose amino-acid sequence is MQKLIWGVDSAAAVNEQLLQCVRSNFGQPDVWGRYLNTIENVSEGLTRTEISFLKNNGIKVMPIYNNFRSAVGYQAGRIAAQNAIYNAQRVGIDEGVFIFANVERFFEVDADWIIAWVERFYNSNYRPGIYNDPTEGPFNEAYCQAAERSDLVREQTVLWSAEPEVGISAKTKMPRYNPVAPNCGGNVWAWQYGRDADECPIDTILVQERLFSELH